The nucleotide sequence GGCGCTGCGTACCCGGTCTTTGCTTTCCCGAACAGCTGTTTCAGGGAGACCCACCATGTTAAGGGCAGGAAGCCCGGCTGAAAGATGAACTTCAACCGTAACAGGCGGAGCTTCCAGTCCGGTTCTGGCACGAGTGTGAACAACCGCAATTTTGGACACGAAAAGAGTTGCCTCTGTTTTGTTGTTAGTCTTGGGGGGGCAGAATGGAGAGAAAGAATAGCAGTGAATCCACCTGCGGGCAGGCGGATTTATTGAGTTTGGATTATTCGGGCTTTTCTGCCAGTGCCGTTTCCAGCTCAGCCACTTTTTTCTCCAGTGCCTCCAGACGTTCACGGGTATGTCGTAAAACAGCCATCTGGGCATCGAATTCGTCCTGGGACACCAGCTCAAACCGGGTCATTGTACTGCTGACCAGGGCTTTTATATTGTGTTCAATATCTTCAGCGGTTTTGCTTTTCTCTGTACTGAGTATCTGGCCTGCCCGGCTGGCAATATTATTGATGATGGCTGCCTTGTCGATCATGGGGGAGTCCTGACTGCTTATTGGTTGGGTATGGTTGGCGCTGTCATGACTGTAAGCAAAGTGATTTCAAGATTCAAGATAAGTACCCGGCTATATGAAATCGAATAGTTCAGACTTATTGGTCAGGTGCTATGTAATACCCTGAAGAAAATGAGAGGAGGGTATTTGCACCTTATTAGTGCGTTTTCCCGATACTTGTAAAAAGGCGATGCACGAAAAGAGTGCAATGACCGGGAATGCTCAGAAAACAGCGCTGACAGCCATGACACTGACTGGAATTTAAGTTGGCACAACATCTGCTTTAACAAGAATAAATTTATGAGGCAGGGCTTAACCGCCCATGGCGAAAGTCGTAGACTTAAGCTCCCTCCTCACTGTTTCAGCTAGTCAGGCTAGCTGTTTATTTTTACCCAAGAGCTAACTAGACCCGGGAGAGATGCATGAAGTTGGTATCAGCCATTATAAAGCCCTTCAAGCTGGATGATGTTCGTGAAGCATTATCAGAAATTGGCGTGCAGGGTATTACCGTAACAGAAGTAAAAGGTTTTGGTCGCCAGAAAGGTCATACCGAGCTGTACCGTGGAGCTGAATATGTCGTTGACTTTCTGCCCAAGGTGAAGATTGAAGTGGGTATTTCCGATGACCTGCTGGATCAGGTGATTGAAGCCATTTCCAAAGCCGCAAACACTGGCAAAATCGGTGACGGCAAAATCTTTGTAACGACGCTGGAGCAGGCGATTCGAATTCGAACCGGCGAAACCGGTGAAGACGCTATCTGACAGGCGTCGTCAGACTACCAATAAATAGCGGTTAATCAATAGCTTTGAATCAGTCTGTAACGGTCGTTGTTTTTCACCTGAAAAATACGTTCACAGCAAAAGAATAATATTGTGAATTCCTTCGGGGAGGGGACTCGTGGAAAATCTTGCTCAGGTGTCGTATGCACTCGATACCTTTTATTTTCTGATGTCGGGCGCACTGGTCATGTGGATGGCGGCTGGTTTTTCCATGCTGGAAGCAGGCCTGGTGCGTTCGAAAAACACCGTAGAAATTCTTACCAAAAACATTGCCCTGTTTGCCATTGCCTGCACCATGTACCTGTTATGTGGTTATGCCATTATGTATCCCGGTGCTAATGAAGGCGGCATTCTGCCAGTACTCGGTACACTGATTGGTGGTGAAAATTCGGTTGAAGCCGTGACTGCCGGTGGCGATGATGCACCTTACTATTCATTGCGTTCAGATTTCTTCTTCCAGGTTGTCTTTGTGGCGACCGCTATGTCCATTGTCTCTGGTGCAGTGGCTGAACGAATGAAACTCTGGTCATTCCTGCTGTTCGCAGTGTTCATGACCGGCTTTATCTATCCCGTTCAGGGTTTCTGGAAGTGGGGCGGAGGTTTCCTTAATGAAGCCGGTTTCCAGGATTTCGCTGGCTCGGGTGTTGTTCATCTGGCGGGTGCTTCTGCTGCGCTGGCAGGCGTTCTGCTTCTGGGGGCTCGTAAGGGCAAGTACGGCAAAGACGGTTCCATTAACCCAATGCCGGGTGCCAACCTGCCTCTGGCGACTCTGGGTACCTTCATCCTGTGGTTGGGCTGGTTTGGCTTTAACGGTGGTTCACAGCTGAAGATTTCTGATGTTGAAAACGCTAACGCTGTCGCCCAGATCTTTGTTAACACTAATGCCGGCGCGGCGGGCGGTGTTATTGCTGCCCTGATTGTTGCACGACTGCTGTTTGGTAAGGCTGATTTGACCATGGCTTTGAATGGCGCTCTGGCTGGCCTGGTTGCGATTACTGCCGAACCTCTGACGCCAACAGCCCTGGCTGCTACGCTGATCGGTGCTGTAGGTGGCTCACTGGTTGTGTTTGCTATCGTTGCC is from Endozoicomonas gorgoniicola and encodes:
- a CDS encoding accessory factor UbiK family protein, with protein sequence MIDKAAIINNIASRAGQILSTEKSKTAEDIEHNIKALVSSTMTRFELVSQDEFDAQMAVLRHTRERLEALEKKVAELETALAEKPE
- the glnK gene encoding P-II family nitrogen regulator; protein product: MKLVSAIIKPFKLDDVREALSEIGVQGITVTEVKGFGRQKGHTELYRGAEYVVDFLPKVKIEVGISDDLLDQVIEAISKAANTGKIGDGKIFVTTLEQAIRIRTGETGEDAI
- a CDS encoding ammonium transporter produces the protein MENLAQVSYALDTFYFLMSGALVMWMAAGFSMLEAGLVRSKNTVEILTKNIALFAIACTMYLLCGYAIMYPGANEGGILPVLGTLIGGENSVEAVTAGGDDAPYYSLRSDFFFQVVFVATAMSIVSGAVAERMKLWSFLLFAVFMTGFIYPVQGFWKWGGGFLNEAGFQDFAGSGVVHLAGASAALAGVLLLGARKGKYGKDGSINPMPGANLPLATLGTFILWLGWFGFNGGSQLKISDVENANAVAQIFVNTNAGAAGGVIAALIVARLLFGKADLTMALNGALAGLVAITAEPLTPTALAATLIGAVGGSLVVFAIVALDKLRLDDPAGAISVHGIVGIWGLLAVPLTNGDATLGAQLLGIASIFAWVFGASLVVWGVVKAVIGLRITEEEEYEGADITECGMEAYPEFTGKQ